Proteins from one bacterium genomic window:
- a CDS encoding MOSC domain-containing protein, whose translation MVKGTVVSLHVAPRAAESMKPVAAVRAVPGKGLDQDRYYAHKGTYSTTHGPDREVTLIEEEAIEALRRDYEIDFDAGDSRRNIVTRGVALNHLVGREFRVGEVTLLGIRLCEPCHHLEEVTGRPVRQGLVHRGGLRAQIIEAGTIHIGDGIKPIEPS comes from the coding sequence ATGGTCAAAGGGACAGTGGTATCGCTGCATGTCGCACCGCGCGCCGCGGAGTCGATGAAGCCGGTGGCCGCCGTGCGCGCGGTTCCCGGCAAAGGGCTGGACCAGGACCGGTATTACGCGCACAAGGGGACCTACTCCACGACGCACGGTCCAGACCGCGAAGTGACGCTGATCGAAGAGGAGGCGATCGAGGCGCTGCGACGGGACTATGAGATCGATTTCGACGCCGGCGACAGCCGGCGCAACATCGTGACGCGCGGCGTGGCGCTCAACCACCTCGTCGGCCGCGAGTTCCGTGTGGGCGAGGTCACGCTGCTGGGCATTCGGCTCTGCGAGCCGTGTCATCACCTCGAGGAGGTGACGGGCCGGCCGGTCCGCCAAGGCTTGGTCCACCGCGGCGGCCTGCGGGCCCAGATCATCGAGGCGGGAACGATTCACATCGGAGACGGGATCAAGCCGATCGAGCCGAGTTAG